One Frankia alni ACN14a DNA window includes the following coding sequences:
- a CDS encoding response regulator, which yields MRGVGWGAYKRMVDTGRSVDADTVGLGRDDAVAPARGSSGTARSPDSPRRVVVVDDADGVRELLCLLLSTEPDFVVVGAAANGAEAIDEVVRTAPDLVLLDLAMPVLDGLGALPRIRRVAPYATVVIFTGFSEDALLDRVLALGADALLEKGLATGPLVDQLRRLCAARAPAAESP from the coding sequence ATGCGCGGAGTCGGGTGGGGCGCGTACAAAAGAATGGTGGATACCGGCCGTTCGGTGGACGCCGACACCGTCGGGCTCGGCCGGGACGACGCTGTCGCCCCGGCTCGGGGCTCCTCCGGGACGGCCCGCAGCCCCGACTCCCCACGCCGAGTCGTCGTCGTGGACGACGCGGACGGCGTGCGCGAGCTGCTCTGCCTGCTGCTGAGCACCGAGCCCGACTTCGTGGTCGTCGGCGCTGCCGCCAACGGGGCGGAGGCCATCGACGAGGTCGTTCGCACGGCGCCGGACCTGGTGCTGCTCGATCTCGCGATGCCGGTGCTCGACGGCCTCGGCGCGCTGCCGCGGATCCGGCGGGTCGCGCCGTACGCCACCGTGGTCATCTTCACCGGCTTCTCCGAGGACGCGCTGCTCGACCGGGTGCTCGCCCTGGGCGCGGACGCCCTGCTGGAAAAGGGCCTCGCCACCGGCCCGCTGGTCGACCAACTCCGCCGCCTCTGCGCCGCCCGCGCACCGGCGGCCGAGTCCCCCTGA
- a CDS encoding nitrite/sulfite reductase → MTSPARPVRSARPSRPKGAGQWALGYSEPLNANERMKKDQGGLEVRDRILNVYPHTGFDGIDPQDLRGRFRWWGLYTQRRPGISGGRTAVLEPEELDDSYFMQRIRLDGGRMTAEQLRVIADISTRYGRDVADVTDRQNIQLHWIRIEDVPAIWAALEGAGMTTAEACGDTPRVILGCPLAGVDGDEVIDGSAAIDEVVERFVGDPTLANLPRKFKSAISGCADHCTLHEINDIAFVGVVHPELGAGYDLWVGGGLSTNPKLGVRLGAFVPPARVAEVWHGVASLFRDYGYRRLRTRARLKFLVADMGAEWVRTTLEKEYLTAALPDGPPPAPPRNEGRDHIGVHRQRDGRNAVGFAPRAGRVSGSILHAVADLADRFGQGRIRATTTQKLVILDVADEAVAPLEAELAALDLVVRPSVFRRGTMACTGIEFCKLAIVETKGNARDLIEELERRLPDFDEPIGINVNGCPNACARFQVADIGLKGSLVPDDNGEMVEGFQVHLGGHLGTRSRLGRKSRGLKVTADGLLDYVVGLLETYRHERADGESFADWAERADEASLAAVGAVSSSAGAGAGAGAGGGGGGGAGAGPAGGGGDGRQ, encoded by the coding sequence ATGACTTCTCCTGCCCGTCCCGTCCGTTCCGCACGCCCGTCCCGTCCCAAGGGGGCGGGCCAGTGGGCGTTGGGATACTCCGAGCCGCTCAACGCCAACGAGCGGATGAAGAAGGACCAAGGCGGGCTGGAGGTGCGCGACCGCATCCTCAACGTCTACCCGCACACCGGCTTCGACGGGATCGACCCCCAGGACCTGCGTGGCCGGTTCCGCTGGTGGGGGCTGTACACGCAGCGCCGGCCGGGGATCTCCGGCGGGCGCACGGCGGTCCTCGAACCGGAGGAGCTCGACGACTCCTACTTCATGCAGCGGATCCGGCTCGACGGCGGCCGAATGACCGCCGAGCAGCTTCGGGTCATCGCGGACATCTCCACCCGGTACGGCCGGGACGTCGCCGACGTCACCGACCGGCAGAACATCCAGCTCCACTGGATCCGCATCGAGGACGTGCCCGCCATCTGGGCCGCCCTCGAGGGCGCCGGGATGACGACCGCCGAGGCCTGCGGCGACACCCCGCGGGTCATCCTCGGCTGCCCGCTGGCGGGCGTCGACGGCGACGAGGTCATCGACGGCTCGGCCGCGATCGACGAGGTGGTCGAGCGTTTCGTCGGCGACCCGACGCTGGCGAACCTGCCCCGCAAGTTCAAAAGCGCGATCTCCGGCTGCGCGGACCACTGCACGCTGCACGAGATCAATGACATCGCGTTCGTCGGCGTCGTCCACCCGGAACTCGGTGCGGGCTACGACCTGTGGGTCGGCGGCGGACTGTCGACGAACCCGAAGCTCGGCGTGCGGCTCGGCGCGTTCGTGCCGCCGGCGCGCGTCGCCGAGGTCTGGCACGGCGTCGCCTCGCTGTTCCGTGACTACGGCTACCGCCGCCTGCGCACCCGGGCGCGGCTGAAGTTCCTCGTCGCGGACATGGGCGCCGAATGGGTGCGCACCACCCTGGAGAAGGAGTATCTGACGGCCGCGCTGCCCGACGGGCCGCCGCCGGCACCGCCGCGCAACGAGGGCCGCGACCACATCGGCGTGCACCGCCAGCGCGACGGGCGCAACGCGGTGGGCTTCGCCCCGCGGGCGGGGCGGGTCTCCGGATCGATCCTGCACGCCGTGGCGGATCTCGCCGATCGGTTCGGGCAGGGCCGCATCCGCGCCACGACGACCCAGAAGCTGGTCATCCTCGACGTCGCCGACGAGGCCGTGGCCCCGCTGGAGGCCGAGCTCGCGGCGCTGGATCTGGTCGTCCGGCCGAGCGTGTTCCGCCGCGGCACGATGGCCTGCACCGGGATCGAGTTCTGCAAGCTGGCCATCGTCGAGACCAAGGGCAACGCCCGCGACCTCATCGAGGAGCTGGAGCGCCGCCTGCCCGACTTCGACGAGCCGATCGGGATCAACGTCAACGGCTGCCCGAACGCCTGCGCCCGCTTCCAGGTCGCCGACATCGGGCTGAAGGGTTCGCTGGTCCCCGACGACAACGGCGAGATGGTCGAGGGCTTTCAGGTCCACCTCGGCGGCCACCTGGGCACCCGGTCACGGCTGGGCCGCAAGTCGCGAGGCCTGAAGGTCACCGCCGACGGCCTGCTCGACTACGTCGTCGGCCTGCTGGAGACCTACCGGCACGAGCGCGCCGACGGGGAGAGCTTCGCCGACTGGGCGGAGCGGGCCGACGAGGCGTCGCTGGCCGCCGTCGGCGCCGTGAGTTCCTCGGCCGGTGCCGGTGCCGGTGCCGGTGCCGGTGGCGGTGGCGGTGGCGGAGCCGGAGCAGGGCCGGCGGGCGGGGGTGGCGATGGCCGGCAGTGA
- a CDS encoding UbiX family flavin prenyltransferase — protein MVGVSGASGTPYAAAVLRGLLAAGLPVDLVLSRAARLTLLDETGIAWHDVAWQQPLERWLSAPLGEPVPDAAATSPPARPAQPVVPAPPVLPASPAEPAEPAEPAEPAEPAEPAEPATLAAAVETLVTVHASGNLAAPTSSGSYRTHGMIVVPASTACLAGIALGLSKDLLQRSADVTLKEGRRLVVVPREMPYTGATLRHMLTLHDAGAVVAPASPGFYAGARTAADLVDFVAGRVLDAAGVDHALFRRWTGELGHARRPDQAARRTG, from the coding sequence GTGGTCGGCGTGAGCGGGGCCAGCGGGACCCCGTACGCGGCCGCCGTGCTGCGCGGCCTGCTCGCCGCCGGGCTGCCCGTCGACCTGGTGCTCTCCCGGGCCGCCCGGCTGACCCTGCTCGACGAGACCGGCATCGCCTGGCACGACGTCGCCTGGCAGCAACCACTGGAACGCTGGCTGTCCGCCCCCCTCGGCGAGCCCGTTCCCGATGCGGCCGCCACGTCCCCGCCAGCGCGTCCCGCGCAGCCTGTTGTACCTGCGCCACCCGTTCTACCTGCATCACCCGCCGAACCGGCCGAACCGGCCGAACCGGCCGAACCGGCCGAACCGGCCGAACCGGCCGAACCGGCCACGCTGGCCGCCGCCGTGGAGACGCTCGTCACGGTGCACGCGTCCGGCAACCTTGCCGCGCCGACGAGCAGCGGTTCCTATCGGACCCACGGCATGATCGTCGTCCCGGCCAGCACCGCGTGCCTGGCCGGGATCGCCCTCGGTCTGTCCAAGGACCTGCTGCAGCGATCCGCCGACGTGACCCTCAAGGAGGGCCGGCGCCTCGTCGTCGTGCCGCGGGAGATGCCGTACACGGGCGCGACGCTGCGCCACATGCTCACCCTGCACGACGCCGGTGCGGTGGTCGCCCCGGCCAGCCCCGGCTTCTACGCCGGGGCGCGCACCGCCGCCGACCTCGTCGACTTCGTCGCCGGCCGCGTACTCGACGCCGCCGGAGTCGACCACGCCCTCTTCCGCCGCTGGACCGGCGAACTCGGCCACGCCCGACGACCCGACCAGGCCGCCCGCCGGACGGGTTGA
- the mqnE gene encoding aminofutalosine synthase MqnE produces the protein MDAGLKREIEAKVSAGERLSRADGVALYASDDLAWLGGLAHEVRTRKNGDRTFFNVNRHLNLTNVCSASCAYCSFQRKPGEADAYTMRIEEAVRLAKEMEPAGITELHIVNGLHPTLPWRYYPRSLRELRKALPGVALKAFTATEIHWFEKISGLPADEILDELIDAGLESLTGGGAEIFDWEIRQRIVDHNTHWEDWSRIHRLAHAKGLRTPCTMLYGHIEEPRHRVDHVLRLRELQDETGGFAVFIPLRFQHDAAGDPRNRLMNQPMATGAEALKTFAVSRLLFDNVDHVKCFWVMHGLTTAQLALNFGADDLDGSVVEYKITHDADRFGTPNTMTREDLLAIIRDAGFRPVERDTRYREIRSYDGPDPARREIPTSIDA, from the coding sequence ATGGATGCTGGGCTCAAACGGGAGATCGAGGCCAAGGTTTCCGCCGGCGAGCGGCTGAGCCGCGCCGACGGGGTGGCGCTGTACGCCAGTGACGATCTCGCCTGGCTCGGCGGCCTCGCCCACGAGGTCCGGACCAGGAAGAACGGCGACCGGACCTTCTTCAACGTCAACCGGCACCTGAACCTGACCAACGTCTGCTCGGCGTCCTGCGCCTACTGCTCGTTCCAGCGCAAGCCCGGCGAGGCCGACGCCTACACGATGCGCATCGAGGAGGCCGTCCGGCTCGCCAAGGAGATGGAGCCGGCCGGCATCACCGAGCTGCACATCGTCAACGGCCTGCACCCAACGCTGCCGTGGCGGTACTACCCCCGCTCGCTGCGGGAGCTGCGCAAGGCGCTGCCCGGCGTCGCGCTCAAGGCGTTCACCGCCACCGAGATCCACTGGTTCGAGAAGATCAGCGGCCTGCCCGCCGACGAGATCCTCGACGAGCTCATCGACGCGGGCCTGGAGTCGCTGACCGGCGGCGGTGCGGAGATCTTCGACTGGGAGATCCGGCAGCGGATCGTCGACCACAACACCCACTGGGAGGACTGGTCGCGCATCCACCGCCTCGCCCATGCCAAGGGCCTGCGCACTCCCTGCACCATGCTCTACGGGCACATCGAGGAGCCGCGCCACCGGGTGGATCACGTGCTGCGGCTGCGTGAGCTGCAGGACGAGACGGGCGGCTTCGCGGTGTTCATCCCGCTGCGCTTCCAGCACGACGCCGCCGGCGACCCGCGCAACCGGCTGATGAACCAGCCGATGGCGACCGGCGCGGAGGCGCTGAAGACGTTCGCCGTCTCCCGGCTGCTGTTCGACAACGTCGACCACGTCAAGTGCTTCTGGGTGATGCACGGGCTGACCACGGCGCAGCTCGCGCTGAACTTCGGCGCCGACGACCTGGACGGTTCGGTCGTCGAATACAAGATCACCCATGACGCGGACCGCTTCGGTACCCCGAACACGATGACGCGCGAGGACCTGTTGGCGATCATCCGGGACGCCGGCTTCCGGCCGGTCGAGCGGGACACCCGTTACCGGGAGATCCGCTCCTACGACGGTCCCGATCCGGCCCGCCGCGAGATCCCCACCTCGATCGACGCCTGA
- a CDS encoding menaquinone biosynthetic enzyme MqnA/MqnD family protein translates to MTGPAGAEARPRVGHIQFLNCLPLYWGLVHSGALLDIELTKDAPDRLNEALVAGDLDIGPISLVEYLRHADDLVVLPDLAVGSDGPVLSVVLSTAVPLAEVRTVALGSTSRTSVLLARMLLEERHGLRPTYVTMPPDLPSMLREADAAVIIGDVALRATYDAERGGEGHPLGLIDLGAAWREWSGLPMVFAVWAARRSFAQRHPGTVKEVHDAFRSGLDLALRDVDQVATRAARFEVFDPATLARYFTTLDFRLGERQQAGIRAFADKAARRGDVPPLRAMTFAEV, encoded by the coding sequence TTGACCGGGCCGGCGGGCGCCGAAGCCCGGCCGCGGGTCGGGCACATCCAGTTCCTGAACTGCCTGCCGCTGTACTGGGGCCTGGTCCACTCGGGTGCGCTGCTCGACATCGAGCTGACCAAGGACGCCCCCGATCGGCTCAACGAGGCCCTCGTGGCGGGCGACCTGGACATCGGCCCGATCAGCCTGGTCGAGTACCTCCGGCACGCGGATGATCTCGTCGTCCTGCCCGATCTCGCGGTCGGCTCCGACGGGCCGGTGCTGTCGGTCGTGCTGAGCACGGCGGTGCCGCTCGCCGAGGTCCGCACCGTCGCGCTCGGCTCGACGTCGCGGACCAGTGTGCTGCTGGCCCGGATGCTGCTGGAGGAACGCCACGGCCTGCGGCCTACGTACGTGACGATGCCGCCCGACCTGCCGTCGATGCTGCGGGAGGCCGACGCCGCGGTGATCATCGGGGACGTGGCGCTGCGCGCGACCTACGATGCCGAACGCGGCGGCGAGGGCCATCCGCTGGGCCTGATCGACCTGGGCGCGGCCTGGCGGGAGTGGAGCGGGCTGCCGATGGTCTTCGCGGTGTGGGCGGCCCGCAGGTCGTTCGCGCAGCGGCATCCCGGGACGGTGAAGGAGGTCCACGACGCGTTCCGATCCGGGCTGGACCTCGCGCTGCGCGATGTCGACCAGGTGGCGACGCGGGCGGCCCGCTTCGAGGTGTTCGACCCGGCGACGCTGGCTCGCTACTTCACCACGCTGGACTTCCGGCTGGGCGAACGGCAGCAGGCGGGCATCCGCGCCTTCGCGGACAAGGCCGCGCGCCGCGGCGATGTCCCCCCGCTTCGGGCGATGACCTTCGCCGAGGTCTGA
- a CDS encoding phosphoadenylyl-sulfate reductase, giving the protein MGATLQSRALRAGDELDGAPAEEILGWAVEEFGPKLVVAASMAEAILVDMLARIRSDVPVVFIDTGYHFAETVGTRDAVAATYDLPLISVRPQLTVVGQDAVYGQDLYKTDPDLCCRMRKVVPLDRALAPYDAWAAGSRRAESAGRASLKVVDWDARRGKVKIHPLAAWTDADVDRYVAEHEVIVNPLLSDGYDSVGCQPCTRRGAGRAGRWSGTNKTECGIH; this is encoded by the coding sequence ATGGGTGCCACGTTGCAATCCCGGGCGTTGCGGGCCGGGGACGAGCTCGACGGCGCGCCGGCCGAGGAGATCCTCGGCTGGGCAGTCGAGGAGTTCGGCCCGAAGCTGGTGGTCGCCGCCTCCATGGCCGAGGCGATCCTGGTCGACATGCTCGCCCGGATCCGGTCGGACGTGCCCGTGGTCTTCATCGACACCGGGTACCACTTCGCCGAGACGGTCGGCACCCGCGACGCGGTGGCCGCGACCTACGACCTGCCGCTGATCAGCGTCCGCCCCCAGCTCACCGTCGTCGGCCAGGACGCCGTCTACGGCCAGGACCTTTACAAGACCGACCCCGACCTGTGCTGCCGGATGCGCAAGGTGGTGCCGCTGGACCGGGCGTTGGCGCCGTACGACGCCTGGGCCGCCGGGTCGCGGCGCGCCGAGTCCGCCGGCCGGGCGAGCCTGAAGGTCGTCGACTGGGACGCGCGCCGCGGCAAGGTGAAGATCCACCCGCTGGCCGCCTGGACCGACGCCGACGTCGACCGGTACGTCGCCGAGCACGAGGTCATCGTCAATCCGCTGCTCTCGGACGGCTACGACTCCGTCGGCTGCCAGCCGTGCACCCGCCGCGGTGCCGGCCGCGCGGGCCGCTGGTCCGGCACGAACAAGACGGAGTGCGGCATCCACTGA
- the mqnP gene encoding menaquinone biosynthesis prenyltransferase MqnP, whose amino-acid sequence MSDAAFLPGASGGTARPGGGAGGGQEQAIGHVRAFLRLVAIEHSVFALPFAYIAALAASFTASGSVHWGALGLVTVAMVAARTFAMAANRIIDRAIDARNPRTAGRELVTGAVSVRVAVVGSVVALAVFLAAAATLSWLCLALAPIAVAPLVIYPYAKRFTDFPHAVLGIAQAVAPIGAWIAVTGHWSWAAVVLGLAVGAWIGGFDLIYACQDAEVDRRIGVRSVPARFGVRGALIGSTVTHVVTFALFVTYGLMENNGAWWWAGLAVTAAAFSYEHAIVSPKDLSRVNRAFLTANGFVGIALFVFAVADLISRGLSV is encoded by the coding sequence GTGAGTGACGCGGCGTTCCTGCCGGGCGCGTCGGGTGGCACCGCCAGGCCCGGCGGAGGCGCCGGCGGCGGCCAGGAGCAGGCGATCGGGCACGTGCGCGCGTTCCTGCGGCTCGTCGCCATCGAGCACTCCGTCTTCGCGCTGCCGTTCGCCTACATCGCCGCCCTGGCGGCATCGTTCACCGCGTCCGGGTCGGTGCACTGGGGTGCCCTCGGGCTCGTCACGGTCGCCATGGTCGCCGCGCGGACCTTCGCGATGGCCGCGAACCGGATCATCGACCGCGCCATCGACGCCCGCAACCCGCGCACCGCCGGCCGGGAGCTCGTCACCGGCGCCGTGTCGGTGCGCGTCGCCGTCGTCGGCTCCGTCGTCGCCCTCGCCGTCTTCCTCGCCGCCGCCGCCACGCTGTCCTGGCTGTGCCTCGCGCTCGCCCCGATCGCGGTGGCGCCCCTGGTGATCTACCCTTACGCCAAGCGCTTCACCGACTTCCCGCACGCCGTGCTCGGCATCGCCCAGGCCGTCGCGCCCATCGGGGCCTGGATCGCGGTGACCGGCCACTGGTCGTGGGCCGCCGTCGTGCTCGGCCTCGCGGTGGGCGCCTGGATCGGCGGCTTCGACCTCATCTACGCCTGCCAGGACGCCGAGGTCGACCGCCGCATCGGCGTGCGGTCCGTGCCGGCGCGGTTCGGGGTCCGCGGCGCGCTCATCGGCTCCACCGTCACCCACGTCGTCACCTTCGCGCTGTTCGTCACCTACGGGCTGATGGAGAACAACGGCGCCTGGTGGTGGGCCGGCCTCGCGGTCACGGCGGCGGCGTTCAGCTACGAGCACGCGATCGTCTCGCCGAAGGACCTGTCCCGGGTCAACCGGGCCTTCCTCACCGCGAACGGCTTCGTCGGCATCGCCCTGTTCGTCTTCGCCGTCGCCGACCTGATCAGCCGCGGCCTGTCGGTCTGA
- a CDS encoding helix-turn-helix domain-containing protein, whose product MRQRSRGRQGAATAEDLLPVEVRRRRCERVLSRDELARRTGYSRQYISQLEQPSRGIPSRPVIAAVDAALEAGGALVDLREAAVAARAERLRRRPDPERESRRRVSDLLDHRRSDRELDYLDRLVADLIAKADRLDPQDVTARVLDQQSVVDSLLGTPLLPHQQFRLFMLAGHLAGLLAISLLDVDELAGASTCCLEAAVFTELTGHEGLRAWTLAVNGLIDAAARRGCAADTGQGPEAAAPDATVDGRIGDGGLGGPTVTPLHGRPGTAGRTPSMPAPPPSSPPPSAAPPARSDSAEGPASPVGSGAAAEAFTPAGSGARPEDAASFEPALPGGDGGDSLDEMLIAPGGRATPPRLIALVKGRIARFATANTHRAVPPSGISHAFRPPV is encoded by the coding sequence ATGCGGCAACGGAGCCGAGGCAGGCAGGGCGCGGCGACCGCTGAAGACCTGCTCCCCGTGGAGGTCCGGCGGCGGCGCTGTGAACGCGTTCTCTCCCGGGACGAGCTCGCCCGGCGCACCGGCTACAGCCGCCAGTACATCTCGCAGCTTGAGCAGCCCAGTCGTGGGATTCCCTCGCGGCCCGTGATCGCGGCCGTCGACGCCGCACTGGAGGCCGGGGGCGCCCTCGTCGACCTGCGCGAGGCGGCCGTGGCGGCGCGGGCCGAGCGCCTGCGTCGCCGGCCCGACCCGGAGCGGGAGTCCCGCCGCCGGGTGTCGGACCTGCTCGACCACCGCCGGTCGGACCGCGAGCTCGACTACCTCGATCGCCTGGTCGCGGACCTCATCGCCAAGGCCGATCGGCTCGACCCGCAGGACGTCACCGCCCGGGTCCTCGATCAGCAGAGCGTGGTCGACAGTCTGCTGGGCACCCCGCTGCTGCCGCACCAGCAGTTCCGGCTGTTCATGCTCGCGGGCCATCTGGCCGGCCTGCTCGCCATCTCGCTGCTCGACGTCGACGAACTCGCGGGCGCGAGCACCTGCTGCCTGGAGGCGGCGGTGTTCACCGAACTGACCGGGCACGAGGGGCTGCGGGCCTGGACCCTCGCCGTCAACGGGCTCATCGACGCCGCCGCCCGGCGGGGATGCGCCGCCGACACCGGCCAGGGGCCGGAGGCCGCCGCGCCGGATGCGACTGTCGACGGCCGCATCGGCGACGGCGGGCTCGGCGGGCCGACCGTCACCCCGTTGCATGGCCGGCCGGGAACCGCGGGCCGCACCCCGTCGATGCCCGCTCCCCCACCGAGCTCTCCCCCACCGAGCGCAGCCCCGCCGGCCAGGTCGGATTCCGCGGAGGGGCCGGCGTCGCCGGTCGGGTCAGGCGCGGCGGCGGAGGCGTTCACGCCGGCCGGGTCCGGCGCGCGCCCGGAGGATGCGGCCTCCTTCGAACCCGCCCTCCCCGGTGGAGACGGCGGCGATTCGCTCGACGAGATGCTGATCGCGCCCGGCGGGCGGGCCACCCCGCCCCGGCTGATCGCCCTGGTCAAGGGGCGCATCGCCCGCTTTGCGACCGCGAACACCCATCGGGCCGTCCCACCGTCCGGCATCTCGCACGCGTTCCGCCCGCCGGTCTGA
- a CDS encoding menaquinone biosynthesis decarboxylase, with protein MAWADLRAFLAHLERRKDLRRISVPVDPHLEVTEIVTRVVRERGPALLFESPRGADMPLAINLFGTEARMATALGVDRLDEIGDRLAALLRPELPTGLSGLRDALGKAASLTSIPPRRVRTAPCQDVVLKGPDVDLFRLPGVHAWPNDGGAFLNLGLTHTRHPETGARNLGMYRLQRHDARTVGMHWQIHKDSNAHHAVAERRGERLPVAIAFGCDPAVTYAASAPLPADIDEYLFAGYLRGERVEMVDCLSVPLRVPANAQIVLEGWLEPGARLPEGPFGDHTGFYTPVEPFPALHVDVMTMQRDPVFQTIVVGRPPQEDGPMGKATERIFRPLIKMMIPEIVDYDLPEAGVFHNCCIVSIDKRFPKHAQKVMNAVWGAGLLSLSKLIVVVDADCDVHDYAEVAWRAFGNVDYAHDLITTIGPVDHLDHASYEQFWGGKVGVDATRKLPTEGYRREGGWPEEIVMDDAVRAQVTRRWKEYGL; from the coding sequence ATGGCCTGGGCGGATCTACGTGCGTTCCTCGCGCATCTCGAACGGCGAAAGGACCTGCGGCGGATCTCCGTGCCCGTCGACCCCCACCTGGAGGTCACCGAGATCGTGACGCGGGTGGTCCGCGAGCGCGGGCCGGCGCTGCTGTTCGAGTCCCCCCGCGGCGCCGACATGCCGCTGGCCATCAACCTGTTCGGCACCGAGGCCCGGATGGCCACCGCGCTCGGGGTCGACCGCCTCGACGAGATCGGCGACCGGCTCGCCGCGCTGCTGCGCCCGGAGCTGCCGACCGGCCTGTCCGGGCTGCGCGACGCGCTGGGCAAGGCCGCCTCGCTCACCTCGATCCCGCCGCGACGGGTCCGCACCGCGCCCTGCCAGGACGTCGTGCTCAAGGGGCCGGACGTCGACCTGTTCCGGCTGCCCGGCGTGCACGCCTGGCCGAACGACGGCGGCGCCTTCCTCAACCTCGGCCTCACCCACACCCGTCACCCGGAGACCGGCGCCCGCAACCTCGGGATGTACCGGCTGCAACGGCACGACGCGCGCACCGTCGGCATGCACTGGCAGATCCACAAGGACTCCAACGCCCACCACGCCGTCGCCGAGCGGCGCGGGGAGCGGCTGCCCGTGGCGATCGCGTTCGGCTGCGACCCGGCGGTGACCTACGCCGCCTCCGCGCCGCTGCCCGCCGACATCGACGAGTACCTGTTCGCCGGCTACCTGCGCGGCGAGCGGGTGGAGATGGTCGACTGCCTGTCCGTGCCGCTGCGGGTGCCGGCGAACGCCCAGATCGTGCTGGAGGGCTGGCTCGAGCCGGGCGCACGGCTGCCCGAAGGCCCCTTCGGCGACCACACCGGCTTCTACACGCCGGTCGAGCCGTTCCCGGCGCTGCACGTCGACGTGATGACGATGCAGCGCGACCCGGTCTTCCAGACGATCGTCGTCGGCCGCCCGCCGCAGGAGGACGGGCCGATGGGCAAGGCCACCGAACGCATCTTCCGCCCCCTGATCAAGATGATGATCCCCGAGATCGTCGACTACGACCTGCCCGAGGCCGGCGTCTTCCACAACTGCTGCATCGTCTCCATCGACAAGCGTTTTCCCAAGCACGCGCAGAAGGTGATGAACGCGGTCTGGGGCGCCGGGCTGCTGTCGCTGTCGAAGCTGATCGTGGTGGTCGACGCCGACTGTGACGTGCACGACTACGCCGAGGTCGCCTGGCGGGCGTTCGGCAACGTCGACTACGCCCACGACCTGATCACCACGATCGGCCCCGTGGACCATCTCGACCACGCCTCCTACGAGCAGTTCTGGGGCGGCAAGGTCGGGGTGGACGCGACGCGCAAGCTGCCGACCGAGGGCTACCGCCGCGAGGGCGGCTGGCCCGAGGAGATCGTCATGGACGACGCCGTCCGGGCCCAGGTGACCCGCCGCTGGAAGGAGTACGGCCTGTGA
- a CDS encoding putative leader peptide has product MVARALTLGAPVERATGLIPVSPRRGFASHPAAACLVIEPMLVARLHVDLLRVSSAGCRRFR; this is encoded by the coding sequence GTGGTTGCGCGTGCCCTCACCCTCGGGGCGCCGGTCGAGCGAGCGACGGGTCTGATCCCCGTCTCGCCCCGGCGCGGGTTCGCGTCGCACCCCGCGGCCGCGTGCCTCGTGATTGAGCCGATGCTCGTCGCGCGCCTGCACGTCGATCTGCTGCGGGTCTCCAGCGCCGGCTGTCGCCGCTTCCGCTGA